From a single Planctellipticum variicoloris genomic region:
- a CDS encoding nucleotidyltransferase family protein, which translates to MAPAARVFAVVPAAGHSRRMGRPKLLLSLCGEPVISRLLKVLRQPPVEDVVVVVRRSDAELTAAVAVAGGTVVSSDSDPPDMRSSVAAGLAEIEFRWSPSDDDVWLLVPADHPLLEPAVLPELLTAWNALRPDILLPTFRGERGHPALFRWSLVTHINILPPDRGLNALRDLPGIRVVEHEVTCPGVTMDLDTPEDWERLKRIADDENEDFESN; encoded by the coding sequence ATGGCTCCTGCAGCTCGCGTCTTTGCCGTGGTTCCGGCCGCCGGCCACAGCCGTCGGATGGGGCGGCCGAAATTGCTGCTGTCGCTCTGCGGCGAACCGGTCATCAGCCGGTTATTAAAGGTTCTGCGGCAGCCGCCGGTCGAGGACGTTGTCGTTGTCGTCCGCCGGTCGGATGCGGAACTGACCGCCGCCGTGGCGGTGGCAGGGGGAACCGTGGTGTCGTCGGACAGCGATCCGCCTGACATGCGGTCCAGCGTCGCGGCCGGGCTTGCGGAGATCGAGTTCCGCTGGTCGCCGTCGGACGACGACGTCTGGCTGCTGGTTCCGGCCGATCACCCGCTCCTCGAACCGGCCGTCCTGCCGGAGCTGCTGACGGCGTGGAACGCGCTGCGGCCCGATATCCTGCTGCCGACGTTTCGTGGCGAACGGGGACACCCGGCTCTGTTTCGGTGGAGCCTGGTGACTCACATCAACATTCTCCCCCCGGATCGGGGCCTGAACGCCCTGCGCGATCTCCCTGGAATCCGTGTGGTCGAGCACGAAGTGACCTGTCCAGGTGTGACAATGGATCTGGATACGCCGGAAGACTGGGAACGCCTGAAGCGGATTGCGGACGACGAGAACGAGGATTTCGAGTCAAACTGA
- the surE gene encoding 5'/3'-nucleotidase SurE, producing the protein MQILLVNDDGIHSPGLQALHAELIRWGDVTVVAPAVEQSGVGHTITYLHPIVVHREYRNGEFFGWKAEGSPADCVKLGILEFCPRQPDVVISGINAGANVGINVLYSGTVAAAIEGAFFGIPSIALSQWSSGPPNYQKTARNAVAVCRQLLERWEGPGALWNVNFPPDKPEWPLGVKTVSIAVRRHTDTIEKRIDPRGRTYFWSGIEPIKSHHMDPGSDIEALLDGYVTITPLHFDLTERPVLDRLQNATWELPPREPPSAGAV; encoded by the coding sequence TTGCAGATTCTGCTGGTGAACGACGATGGAATCCATTCCCCGGGACTGCAGGCGCTCCACGCCGAACTGATCCGCTGGGGCGACGTCACGGTGGTGGCCCCGGCCGTCGAGCAGAGCGGCGTCGGGCATACGATCACCTACCTCCACCCGATCGTCGTCCATCGCGAATACCGCAACGGCGAGTTCTTCGGCTGGAAGGCCGAAGGGAGCCCCGCCGACTGCGTGAAGCTCGGGATCCTTGAGTTCTGCCCGCGGCAGCCGGATGTCGTCATCAGCGGCATCAACGCCGGCGCGAACGTCGGCATCAACGTCCTCTACTCGGGAACCGTGGCCGCCGCGATTGAAGGGGCCTTTTTCGGAATCCCGTCGATCGCGTTGTCCCAGTGGTCGAGCGGCCCGCCGAACTACCAGAAAACCGCCCGCAACGCCGTCGCCGTCTGTCGGCAGTTGCTGGAACGCTGGGAAGGACCGGGAGCCCTCTGGAACGTGAATTTCCCTCCGGACAAGCCGGAATGGCCGCTGGGCGTGAAGACCGTGTCGATCGCGGTCCGGCGGCATACGGACACGATCGAGAAACGGATCGACCCGCGGGGACGGACTTACTTCTGGAGCGGGATCGAGCCGATCAAAAGCCACCACATGGACCCAGGGTCCGACATCGAAGCGCTGCTGGACGGGTACGTCACGATCACGCCGCTGCACTTCGATCTGACCGAGCGGCCCGTGCTTGACCGGCTGCAGAACGCGACCTGGGAATTGCCGCCCCGCGAGCCGCCGTCGGCTGGAGCCGTGTAA
- a CDS encoding HTTM domain-containing protein, with protein sequence MSNDSSTGILSGARKFFYDRETPYGLALARMLLCGSLLSLYLPRWPVARELYSTDGAIAQLGTGYGYLDFMPEFSAPVIMAMISILLFTLVTAGIGFCTRVSLIVAGAIHTYLSLIDCVSTMTKYTVIATHMFVLLSVSHCGAIWSVDAWLKGRRRNWWPGEPASEQPKFPVWPRRLLQLHIGLVYFGAAITKMNTSTYLSGDQLQFWMQTHLNFPHPLGEFLSLYPVLMVAMGYVALIWEVIFVFLVWNRTWRPWVLSIGVIFHTLTVFTLGLMLFPVIMFAAYLSFVETCDVQRAGVWFRRQLRGHSRLGALIRRCRERISLRPAPASWQSAAARVFAFGCIVVAGGGIELEYLLDPYQIRRPEGRHVLQPLDPAVTNAMLNFASGIRDVDKFTAIDTGTLLVGDMLVDRRKVFRQGEQLITQCSLSPPHEDLWLECRLVDADNVEVQRAMAVARCEQFRSNLLVPLNDRVLPGEYKLIVELAGREVTQKSITVLPRSGSLSAN encoded by the coding sequence GTGTCCAACGACTCTTCGACCGGAATTCTGTCGGGCGCCAGGAAGTTCTTCTACGACCGGGAGACGCCCTATGGGCTGGCTCTGGCCCGCATGCTGCTTTGCGGATCGCTCTTGAGCCTGTACCTGCCGCGCTGGCCCGTCGCCCGCGAGCTTTATTCCACCGACGGTGCGATCGCTCAACTCGGAACGGGATATGGCTACCTGGATTTCATGCCGGAGTTTTCGGCGCCGGTCATCATGGCGATGATCAGCATTCTGCTCTTCACGCTGGTGACCGCCGGAATCGGATTCTGCACCCGAGTCTCGCTGATCGTCGCCGGCGCCATTCATACCTACCTCAGCCTGATCGACTGCGTCAGCACCATGACGAAGTACACGGTCATCGCAACCCACATGTTCGTACTTCTGTCCGTTTCGCACTGCGGCGCCATCTGGTCCGTCGACGCCTGGCTGAAGGGCCGACGACGGAACTGGTGGCCCGGCGAACCGGCCTCGGAGCAGCCGAAGTTCCCGGTCTGGCCCCGCCGGCTGCTGCAGTTGCACATCGGCCTGGTCTACTTCGGCGCCGCGATCACCAAGATGAATACGTCAACCTATCTCAGCGGCGACCAGCTTCAGTTCTGGATGCAGACGCATCTCAACTTCCCGCATCCCCTGGGGGAGTTTCTGAGCCTGTATCCGGTGCTGATGGTGGCGATGGGATATGTGGCTCTGATCTGGGAAGTGATCTTTGTCTTCCTGGTCTGGAACCGCACGTGGCGACCCTGGGTTCTCAGTATCGGCGTCATCTTTCACACTCTGACCGTCTTCACGCTCGGGCTGATGCTGTTCCCGGTCATCATGTTCGCCGCGTATCTGTCGTTCGTCGAAACGTGCGATGTTCAGCGGGCCGGCGTCTGGTTCCGTCGACAATTGCGAGGCCATTCGCGGCTGGGGGCTCTGATTCGTCGCTGCCGCGAACGGATCTCGCTTCGCCCGGCCCCCGCGAGCTGGCAGTCCGCGGCCGCCCGGGTCTTCGCGTTCGGTTGCATCGTCGTTGCAGGGGGCGGCATTGAACTGGAATACCTGCTGGACCCTTATCAGATTCGCCGGCCGGAGGGACGCCACGTCCTGCAACCTCTCGATCCGGCCGTGACCAACGCCATGTTGAATTTTGCATCCGGCATTCGCGACGTCGACAAATTCACGGCGATCGACACGGGGACGCTGCTCGTCGGCGACATGCTGGTGGATCGCAGAAAGGTCTTCCGCCAGGGCGAACAGCTTATCACCCAGTGCTCGCTTTCGCCGCCGCACGAGGACCTGTGGCTGGAATGCCGGCTGGTCGACGCGGATAACGTCGAAGTTCAGCGGGCGATGGCGGTCGCGCGGTGCGAGCAGTTCCGCTCCAATCTGCTGGTTCCATTGAACGACCGGGTGCTACCCGGCGAGTACAAGCTGATCGTCGAACTGGCGGGGCGCGAAGTCACTCAGAAGAGCATCACCGTGCTGCCCCGTTCGGGAAGCCTTTCGGCCAATTGA